A genomic window from Flavobacterium sp. I3-2 includes:
- a CDS encoding T9SS type B sorting domain-containing protein yields the protein MRNKYLLLFLLFLIQYQLNAQDFQWVRQIKGISHEYKEEVIDIAVDTNQNSYTIGDTRSSYFDLDPTPDGELIIDNSNIQNFSGTYLFKLDAAGNFIWGHTFGNLKTGDHALKVKIGTDSNIYAILSISELNTNLNIIENFIKIFKISPSGNILSTISIPQFYGYSNSITPFDIELDNENNIYVTGYFIGNVNINNNPNFNLNNNNGIGNFVFKINNDGNLIWSKQININFGIKNKLALRPDGNINLCIDNSNNYHLINIDTNDGATIWEKIFNNQYYNNFHVNQNGIVILGKKDHYTTIDVDPSENSYEISGDFEYLIFLNLDGSLLDVKKFQKEGNDNIQFDAVTSDSDGNYYLAGKFTNTIDLDPSPNNTFIFSLLGDSNMFSLKLDMNRNFVNAFQFGQEVPLQSPYNICMVSNIKKVEVVNENLFITGEFLRTCDFNPSPTENATLYSVNIVTIVEDGFLLKIKSCNSNAPNGDSIQTFCNTQQATVQDLTPNYDSIKWYDSINSSTPLNTNTPLQNGQTYFASSQVGTCVESNRLAVTVSISDIIAPLVNTNQIFCSSLNPVIANLEAIGENLKWYSNPNDTVSLNNNISLQNNTDYYVSQTFGNCESERKLVHVSIVTNDPPIAISPQIFCLDNNPKINSISIEGQNIKWYDSLINGNLIPSNTNLINGQTYYASQTLNNCESLRIPILVNIQNIEKPNGPENQTFCQNQNQTLNNIAVEGSNIKWYNENGILLPNNTILVNNTTYYASQTINNCESSNRLAVNISFINTLNANDYSDVICDTDNNYFENIDLTDYTLYLIDNYNDYSFEYYSTLTGANNQINADAILNFTNFTLTNANSTIFVRIQSDNNCFQVVKLNLTLISIPNLDIKNSYSICKNEQISIDAGAEFDSYDWSTGETTRIINISEEGEYFVTVTKNYENTSCTQTKYFSVKHSITPVIKNIRTQDWTDSENEITIEMYNYGNFEYSIDDINYQKNNTFKGLKSGEYTAIVKDLDGCGFSQEDFYLLNYPKFFTPNNDGKNDTWKIEFGNFEPNLEISIFDRNGKLLKTMKNIDSWDGNLNGKPLPSNDYWFVVTRQNGKNLRGHFTLKR from the coding sequence ATGAGAAACAAATATTTACTTTTATTTTTACTTTTTCTGATTCAATATCAATTAAATGCTCAAGATTTTCAATGGGTAAGACAAATAAAAGGTATCAGTCATGAATACAAAGAAGAAGTTATTGATATAGCTGTAGATACAAATCAAAACAGTTACACTATTGGAGATACTAGATCATCATATTTTGATTTAGATCCAACTCCAGATGGTGAATTAATTATCGATAACTCAAACATACAAAACTTTAGTGGTACCTACCTTTTTAAATTAGATGCTGCTGGAAACTTTATTTGGGGACATACCTTTGGTAATTTAAAGACAGGTGATCACGCTTTAAAAGTAAAAATTGGTACGGATAGCAATATATATGCGATTTTATCAATAAGCGAACTAAATACTAATCTTAATATCATTGAAAATTTTATTAAAATATTCAAAATTTCACCAAGCGGAAATATTTTATCAACCATTTCAATTCCTCAATTTTATGGGTATTCAAACAGTATTACTCCGTTTGATATCGAACTTGATAATGAGAATAACATTTATGTAACAGGATATTTCATTGGAAATGTCAATATAAATAATAATCCAAATTTTAATTTAAATAACAACAACGGTATTGGTAATTTTGTATTTAAAATAAACAATGACGGAAATCTTATTTGGTCAAAACAAATAAACATAAATTTTGGTATAAAAAATAAATTAGCTTTACGTCCAGATGGAAATATCAACCTATGTATAGATAATTCTAATAACTATCATTTAATTAATATCGATACGAATGATGGAGCTACAATTTGGGAAAAGATTTTTAATAATCAATATTATAATAACTTTCATGTTAATCAAAATGGAATTGTAATATTAGGAAAAAAAGATCATTATACAACAATTGATGTTGATCCTTCTGAAAATTCTTATGAAATAAGTGGTGATTTTGAATATCTTATATTTTTGAATTTAGATGGATCTTTATTAGATGTTAAAAAGTTTCAAAAAGAAGGAAATGATAATATTCAGTTTGATGCAGTTACATCAGATTCTGATGGAAACTATTATTTAGCTGGTAAATTCACAAATACAATAGATTTAGATCCTTCACCAAATAATACTTTTATTTTTTCTTTGCTTGGTGATTCAAATATGTTTAGTTTGAAATTAGATATGAATCGAAACTTTGTAAATGCATTTCAATTTGGACAAGAAGTACCTCTACAAAGTCCTTATAATATTTGTATGGTTTCAAACATAAAAAAAGTTGAAGTAGTGAATGAAAATTTATTTATTACAGGTGAATTTTTAAGAACATGCGATTTTAATCCTTCACCAACTGAAAATGCTACTTTATATTCTGTTAATATTGTAACCATTGTAGAAGATGGTTTTCTATTAAAAATAAAATCCTGTAATTCAAATGCACCGAATGGAGATAGTATTCAAACTTTTTGTAATACTCAACAAGCAACAGTACAAGATTTAACTCCGAATTATGACTCTATTAAATGGTATGATTCAATCAATTCATCAACACCATTAAATACAAACACACCACTACAAAACGGGCAAACTTATTTTGCTTCAAGTCAGGTTGGAACTTGCGTTGAAAGTAATAGATTGGCTGTAACTGTAAGTATTTCGGATATAATAGCACCATTAGTTAACACAAATCAAATTTTTTGTTCAAGTTTGAATCCTGTGATTGCAAATTTAGAAGCTATAGGAGAAAATCTTAAATGGTATTCAAACCCAAACGATACTGTTTCTTTAAATAACAATATATCATTACAAAACAATACTGATTATTATGTATCTCAAACTTTTGGTAATTGTGAAAGTGAAAGAAAACTAGTACATGTGTCAATTGTTACAAATGATCCTCCGATAGCAATATCACCACAGATTTTCTGTTTAGATAATAATCCAAAAATAAATTCAATCTCTATTGAAGGACAAAATATAAAATGGTATGATTCTTTGATAAATGGAAATTTAATTCCAAGTAATACTAACTTAATCAATGGACAAACTTATTATGCATCGCAAACTTTGAACAATTGTGAAAGTTTAAGAATTCCAATTTTAGTAAATATTCAAAATATTGAGAAACCAAACGGACCTGAAAATCAAACATTTTGTCAAAACCAAAATCAAACATTAAACAATATTGCTGTAGAAGGTTCAAATATAAAATGGTATAATGAAAATGGGATACTTTTACCAAATAATACAATTTTAGTAAATAATACAACTTACTATGCATCTCAAACTATTAATAACTGCGAAAGTTCAAATCGATTAGCTGTTAATATATCATTTATTAATACATTAAATGCAAACGATTATTCAGATGTTATTTGTGATACTGATAATAATTATTTTGAAAATATTGATTTAACTGATTATACTTTGTATTTAATTGATAATTACAACGATTACAGTTTCGAATATTATAGTACTTTAACTGGAGCAAATAATCAAATAAATGCAGATGCAATATTAAACTTTACAAATTTCACTTTAACAAATGCAAACTCTACTATTTTTGTCAGAATTCAATCTGATAATAATTGTTTTCAGGTTGTAAAATTAAATTTAACTCTAATCTCAATACCAAATTTAGATATAAAAAATAGTTATTCAATTTGTAAAAACGAACAAATCTCAATTGATGCCGGTGCTGAATTTGATAGTTATGATTGGTCAACAGGCGAAACAACTCGAATAATAAATATCTCCGAAGAAGGAGAATATTTTGTAACTGTAACAAAAAATTACGAAAACACGTCATGTACTCAAACAAAATATTTTTCAGTTAAACATTCAATTACTCCTGTAATTAAAAACATACGTACACAAGATTGGACAGATTCTGAAAATGAAATTACAATTGAAATGTATAATTATGGAAATTTTGAATATTCTATTGATGATATTAATTACCAAAAAAATAATACTTTTAAAGGATTAAAAAGTGGAGAATACACTGCTATTGTAAAAGACTTAGATGGATGTGGATTTTCACAAGAAGATTTTTATTTACTTAATTATCCTAAATTTTTTACTCCTAACAATGATGGTAAAAATGACACTTGGAAAATTGAGTTTGGAAATTTTGAACCAAATTTAGAAATTTCAATTTTTGATAGAAATGGAAAATTATTAAAAACAATGAAAAATATAGATTCTTGGGATGGAAACTTAAACGGAAAACCTTTACCTTCAAACGATTACTGGTTTGTAGTTACTAGACAAAATGGAAAAAATTTGAGAGGACATTTTACTTTAAAAAGATAA
- a CDS encoding DUF6691 family protein: MRNIIYITIGIIFGITMYKAEAASWFRIYEMFHFQSLHMYGFIGSALVIGVIGTQWMKLSEKKDVDGNKITIVPKEKSIVRYLFGGIFFGLGWALIGACPGPMFVLVGTGLWSMMFVIVGAILGTFLYGILRNKLPH, encoded by the coding sequence ATGAGAAATATAATATATATCACAATAGGAATTATTTTTGGAATTACAATGTACAAAGCTGAGGCAGCTTCTTGGTTCCGAATTTATGAAATGTTTCATTTTCAATCTTTACATATGTATGGATTCATCGGAAGTGCTTTAGTAATTGGAGTTATTGGAACACAATGGATGAAACTTTCAGAAAAGAAAGATGTTGATGGGAATAAAATTACAATTGTACCAAAAGAAAAATCTATAGTGCGTTATTTGTTTGGTGGAATTTTCTTTGGATTGGGATGGGCTTTAATCGGCGCATGTCCTGGACCAATGTTTGTTCTAGTTGGAACTGGTTTATGGTCTATGATGTTTGTAATTGTAGGTGCTATTTTAGGAACATTTTTATATGGTATATTGAGAAATAAGCTTCCTCATTAA
- a CDS encoding YeeE/YedE family protein: MEIIYQAWPWYVGGPIVALLMILLILLGKNFGVSSNFRTMCAALGAGKNCEFFNFNWKVQRWNLLILVGTMIGGFIASNYLSNNQIPAISSQTIAELNALGFESAGKAYSPPEFFNVMNLKNIILLLIGGLLAGFGTRYAGGCTSGHAISGLSDLQLPSLIAVIGFFVGGLIMSFLIYPLIF; encoded by the coding sequence ATGGAAATAATATATCAGGCTTGGCCTTGGTACGTCGGTGGTCCGATTGTTGCTTTATTAATGATTTTACTTATTTTACTAGGTAAAAATTTTGGAGTTTCTTCAAATTTTAGAACCATGTGCGCTGCTTTAGGTGCCGGGAAAAATTGTGAGTTTTTTAATTTTAATTGGAAAGTACAACGATGGAATTTATTGATTTTAGTAGGGACAATGATTGGTGGTTTTATTGCTTCAAATTATCTTTCTAATAATCAAATTCCTGCTATTTCTTCGCAAACAATAGCTGAACTAAACGCACTTGGCTTTGAAAGTGCTGGAAAAGCATATTCCCCACCAGAATTTTTTAATGTAATGAATTTAAAAAACATCATTTTATTATTAATCGGTGGTTTGTTAGCTGGTTTTGGAACACGTTATGCTGGTGGATGTACTTCTGGTCATGCAATTTCAGGTTTGAGTGATTTACAATTACCTTCTTTAATTGCAGTAATTGGTTTTTTTGTTGGTGGGCTGATCATGTCATTTTTAATTTATCCTTTAATTTTTTAA